From Hemibagrus wyckioides isolate EC202008001 linkage group LG11, SWU_Hwy_1.0, whole genome shotgun sequence:
TTCCATCATTTTTGCTTCTTGTTTTCAGAGTCTTTGCATGACCACAGTAATAACAACAAGAGCGAACTAAACACAGCCAGAAATGATATAGAACACTCTGctctttttcactgtttttataatacattatataatgcattataatgtattattaatatataaaacactccagcgaaacattcatgaagctactgttgctcaaattgctgaagaagttaatgctggttctgatacaaaggtgtcagaatagtgcatgatgggtcagagctgttttggcagcaaaagggggaccaacacaatattaggcaggtggtcataatgttatgcctgatctgtgtatttttctACAGAAAATTGCAGTATGTAACTTATGTTGTGCATCATTTCTGGAGCCTACATACAAAACATCCCTATACAAAACTTCAACACCACATATCcaacaaatgaaatattcatatttcataAATGTACATGCCACTTTTTTGTTTCCTTAGCCAATCACCACTGGAGGTGTGACCTACCACGAGCAGCCATGGCATAAAGATTGCTTCCTGTGCACGGGCTGCAAGGAACAGTTGGCTGGCCAGCGCTTTACTTCTCGTGATGACTTCCCTTACTGCCTCAGCTGTTTCTGCAACCTTTATGCTAAGAAGTGTGCCTCCTGTACCAGCCCTATcagtggtattttttttttctttttgcaaagATATCCTatgaaattgctgaaaaagCTATGGCTCCTGCACATAAGAAGTTCATTCACAAATTATAACTACGATTATCGTGAATAAAATTGGCAGAATTTATTCCACTCATGAACTTGTTCGATTCCTCAAGCTCAGCTACATTACTTGAGTTCATAATTAGTCTCAACCAGATGCCCTGATGAACTTTCGGgctttctatctttctatctaatTTGACTGAATAAGCTATGGAACTATCTTTCAAAACAATGATATCTTTTCTGAGGGCATGGTGACTTTAGCAGTATTGCCTCATACCTCCAGAGTTAGAGGCTCGATTCCTACTTTCAccctgtgtgtggtgtttgccTGTTCTTCCCGTGTTTCAGGGGGTTTCTtttgggttctctggtttcctcccacatgcatgtagtgtgtgaatgtgttttcaGTCTGCCTGCAATGGGCTTATTTTGTCTAGCACAGCaaatcattttacatttctgccatttggcagacacccatccagagcaacttacattttatctcattttatacaactgagcaattgaggattgAGGGCcttaacaccttaaccactaagataccACTTTGTGAAACTTTCTGGCTATAttcttaataaagaaaaaaatactgagCCTCCCATTcatatgtgtatttatatttgctTAGAATACATTATCTATTATGTATTCATATTTGGTTACATCCCTTATTTACATGTGCTACATTTTTGCCAGTTTTAGTATAATATAGTAACAGAATTTACCAGTGTAATCACACTAGTAGCATTGCAGTTGTGTGAAGTATGATGTTTAAGGTCATGTAATTGATGTTAATAAGAATGTAAATCTATCCTGAAACCTACAGGTATGGGCGGCAGCAAGTATATCTCCTTCGAGGAGCGTCAGTGGCACCATGACTGCTTTAACTGCACAAAGTGCGCTGTGTCCTTGGTGGGTCGTGGCTTTCTGACTGAGAGAGACAACATCCTGTGTCCTGACTGTGGCAAAGACATCTGAGCACAGACCATCTGAGCACAGACCATCTGAGCAGCTGACCCCATGAGATAATAGGTAGCTGATGTCATAACTATTTTCATCTAACCAGGCTAACGTTTTGTCAAACTTTTCACTGATATGTTTAATCTGTTTGAATGATTcatatgtatattattttaaactaGATAACTGATAATGTCAATATGACAATATACAGTTATGGCTGGTTAGCCATACCAGAGTAGTATTTGCTTTGTGAAAGGCTTGATTTGAACTCTAAAGACTCTAAACTCTAAAGACTATTTTAGAGAGAAAAGAGATTTCAGATTTCTATACACTGAAATATAGCATGATTCTATCACTGTTTCTCTACAAACCTAAGCAGCATTTATATGTCAtggctgtaaataaaatagtctaaCAATGCAATGaagtggtttttttttgtttgtttgttttaagtgTGAAAAAGATTTTTGTGATGAATACTGGTCTTATAATGGGTCATACAGCTTCAAAACATGTTTCGAGAAGCTATGGCACTTTCGGTGAAGCTCTGTTATGTTTTCATTGATAATAATTTgagggtttatttattaaatattatccAGCTGTAGACCAAACACACAACTTACTTACAAGTAAGTTATAAGCTCAGACCCAGGATGTCTCGGGGGGAAAAACACTTCAATGTATTCTCTACTGTAAGGCCACTGTACAAAGCAATTGATCATGTTTTCAATCAAAAGTAATGAAACTGACCacattaaaatgtacattaaacaaacaatcaaacatcAACTTATACATTATAATCATGTGctttaatataattattcaaATGAATGTCTAGGCTTCAATAAAATACTAAATTATCCTTTACTAGTCCAAAACTCTGTGTTCCgtgttttccttttttgtttattagaaCATTAAGTTTATGGTCATGCCTGTACATGTAGATTTTTAAGTTTTTACTTTCTAGCCTTGCCCAGCTTTATCCCTGATCTATGTCTCAAAGTTTCTCCTGTTTCTTCTGTGTTTGGACTGGTCCTTTCTGTGGTCCCTAATAAAGAGTTTCTGCACTTGCATGCCTTAtgacacatgcacaaacacacatctgcctTCTAAAACACTTTTCTATGATACAGAGGTAGATATTCTGTTGACCACTAGGTGGACAATGTAGACTATGTATCTATAGTGGTCATGTGAGAAAATGAGAAACGATCCAATTTTCAACTGCTTCACCTGTTTGCATGGGAAAGAGAAGATTTTATGTAGGAAACAGGCTGGCCTACTAGCTTTACTGTGAATGAATGTGCTCTCTGGCGCCCTCTGGTGGTGAACATTGAAATGACAAATTGGCAATTATAACTGATTAGCTACTGTTATTCCTAATAAATGTTTACTActacatttttgtaaatgtatgtgttttACACAAAATAACCCCAGAGCACACCTGcatggccacgcccccttttgCATATGGCATCAAACTCTCCTCATGTATACCCCTATGACTTTATAAGTTACAGGGAATCTGGGGAAGAGTAATTTTATTTGTAGGACTCGGTTCATATGTAAACACTGCTGTTCTTGCCTGAGGAGATAGAGGGAGTATTACCTGTTGACCAAGTTTCATAGCTTTACGACTTACGGTTTGGTCTGCACCTTTTAAAAgcgtactactactactactaataataataataataaaaatacaaataataataataataataattattattattattattattattattaatattaatattaatattaatattaatattaatattaatattaatattaatattaatattaatattattccgTGTGGAGGGTTGCGTTTAAGAATACAAGTCACGTGACCGGATAAAGTTTCTTCGTACCACCGGAAAATCCTCTCTGTAGTGACAAGCAGGCAGAAGATATGTGTTTCCACCCGTATTCCGACATATTCCCATCCAGTACGCGTGTAAACCAGGAGCCGTTAGCAAGAGGCGTGGTTTGTCGGAATAGCGGTGGGAAGAAGTAGGGCAGCCGTGGGAAGAGTGGAGAGCAGTTAGTGGAAGTGAACGGAGAGGCCGAGGGCCGTTCGCATCATCTCCCATAACATTAGCGCAACGGCTGTGGCTGGGGTAGGTGGTCATTTTCTCACTTGTGACTCGTCACTTGCTTGTAGAGACACGCCGAGTTATTTACAACGACGTTTATTCAGTTAAAGCACTATTATTAGCCGAGAGCTCATTCAGTGATATTGTGCGCTTAAGTTAGCCTTAACTGCTGTCACCCAGGCAACTCTGTCCACTATCGCGCTAAATGACTGCAAAAATAACAAGTGTGCCACTGAAATGTGGGactgtttttaataatgatcGAGGTTCGCTTACAGAACATGGTGAATGTTTATCGTAGATTATTATAGGGAGCTAGGCACAGGCTAGTATTTTggtagctagcttgctagtggTTAGCAAGCTGCTTCACAACTCCTGAGCTGTGCCGAAGTGTCAGTGAGTTAAAGCCAAACAGGACACGGTGGAATAGAGTGAGCAAGATGGAGATACATGCCAACATGCCACAGGTTGATGTATTGTGGTTTAATGATGGACAGCAGGTGATCTAGTTGTAGCTAGCTAGTTCGCTTTAGCTCTCCAGTGAAGCAGCAGTAGAGGATAAGGATGCACCGATCTGATACTGAAACTGATACTGATATACTGTAGAGTACCGATATCGGGGCAGGTATTGTCCGAAAACAATCGGATTTGACATGCTCTCTTATAGAATGACATTTCCTAATGATCAGGACAATAGAGAGAGATCTTACACTGAATATAAGATCCAGTTTCTTTGCACATCAGGTTTGCCTGTAGTGGAGCTCGTGAGCATTGAGTATCAGATAATATTTAGGGCTCTGATATCAGGGTTCCATCAAGAAAGGAAAAATGTGATGATTGTACTGATTCAAACCTTATCTTAACTTATCAGTTGTAACTTACTCAACACAGAGGATGATCTTTTTTAAAATTGAAGCGTTGCTGATGTGCTCTGATTTTCAGTTCCTGTTTCTACTCGCTTACATTCTCCTTCCTCAcagtttttttcctctctgaaaCTGGGCCTCATCTTGTATAGGGCACTGTTTACATGGTTGGTTGTTTTTGTAGTCTTTTGATTTTCtctttaaaatcttaaaatattCACCAGGCAATATACGTCAACTCTTCTGTTGGTTTccatgtgtttagatgtgtctTCTGTCCATCTTTTTAACTTTGTTCGCTTCTCTCTGGTTTGTTTGATGGAGCCACTTCAGCCATGTCAATTCGGCCCATAGACCTGAATCCAGACTCCAACATTtattcctgtttgtttatttgacaCAGAATAGGCAAAGATATTCCAGTAAATGCAAGGACTGTCCTGTCACAAATAAAACTTAAAGTGTGTTAAAGGTAACAGTCTGATTGGATAT
This genomic window contains:
- the fhl2b gene encoding four and a half LIM domains protein 2b isoform X2; the encoded protein is MEHKGNSWHETCFTCQRCQQPIGSKSFIPKDDKNYCVPCYEKQFALQCVQCKKPITTGGVTYHEQPWHKDCFLCTGCKEQLAGQRFTSRDDFPYCLSCFCNLYAKKCASCTSPISGMGGSKYISFEERQWHHDCFNCTKCAVSLVGRGFLTERDNILCPDCGKDI